In a single window of the Nodularia spumigena CCY9414 genome:
- a CDS encoding class I SAM-dependent methyltransferase produces the protein MLKEVNTTCYQYFALPNTIDRWDEDTIICQISNPTPAIQANSYYFGHAEWGLNYFQSCHRDDKFIELWQAVIGSWQDKVVVDIGCGPGNVYAALKQFCGEPQLLLGVDVSLGALKMARQLGYTTVLADAQNLPFVSGFADLVMLNASLHHCDDMPKVLQEAAKLVRPGGILITDHDPQKSAYQFKGLGSLLWKIRLPIYKYMKRGGHSTAEEQFWSLGTEVHHKEFDGVTSEMFDEILTPMGFAVKVYPHNHTVGAEALKGNYGRPFWKYRLAQRLSGIDPNSVEAALSLMCVATRLD, from the coding sequence ATGTTAAAAGAAGTAAACACAACCTGTTATCAGTATTTTGCGCTACCAAACACAATTGATAGATGGGATGAAGATACTATTATCTGCCAGATTTCCAATCCCACACCAGCTATCCAAGCCAACAGCTACTACTTTGGGCATGCAGAATGGGGATTAAATTATTTTCAATCCTGTCATAGAGATGACAAGTTTATAGAACTTTGGCAAGCCGTGATTGGTAGTTGGCAAGATAAAGTAGTGGTGGATATTGGTTGTGGTCCGGGCAATGTGTATGCCGCTCTCAAACAGTTTTGTGGTGAACCACAGTTGTTACTGGGGGTAGATGTTTCCCTGGGCGCACTGAAAATGGCTCGTCAACTCGGATATACAACAGTGCTAGCAGATGCTCAAAATCTGCCTTTTGTCTCTGGGTTTGCTGATCTTGTCATGCTTAATGCTAGCTTGCATCATTGTGACGATATGCCAAAAGTTTTGCAAGAGGCAGCTAAATTGGTACGTCCTGGGGGGATTTTAATCACAGATCACGATCCCCAAAAAAGTGCTTATCAGTTCAAAGGTTTAGGTTCACTATTGTGGAAAATACGGTTGCCAATTTATAAGTATATGAAACGGGGGGGACATTCCACCGCAGAGGAGCAATTCTGGTCTTTAGGAACAGAGGTACATCACAAAGAGTTTGATGGTGTGACATCAGAGATGTTCGATGAAATCCTCACACCAATGGGCTTTGCAGTTAAGGTTTACCCCCATAACCATACTGTAGGTGCAGAAGCATTAAAGGGTAATTACGGTAGGCCATTTTGGAAGTATCGTCTAGCTCAGAGATTATCAGGTATAGATCCCAACTCTGTAGAAGCGGCATTGTCGTTGATGTGTGTTGCCACACGCCTGGATTGA
- a CDS encoding 2OG-Fe(II) oxygenase, whose translation MLETTSRHYYAEQIVNKLQDCKSALKQEFSRENRINTCYLDDLLNVDDVLKIYQVFPEKENLLQLKDLREYKYVGIQLDKFNPILEEIIYAFQDARVVQLIAEITGLEQLMPDEYLYAGGVSLMEYGCFLNPHLDNSHDKDINNYRVLNLLYYVTPNWQKNYGGNLEIWDQGLKQPCRTIHSKFNRLVIMVTNKSSLHSVSPINHHGRRCCVSNYYFSPKPADKEKYYHVTSFRGRPEQNLRDIILRGDASLRNIVRKIFKNGIKKPHFYRKTNHTDAEDTEK comes from the coding sequence ATGCTAGAAACAACGTCGAGACATTATTATGCCGAGCAAATAGTCAATAAACTCCAAGATTGCAAATCGGCTTTAAAACAAGAATTTAGCAGGGAAAATCGGATAAATACTTGTTATTTAGATGATTTATTAAATGTAGATGATGTATTAAAAATATATCAGGTATTTCCCGAAAAAGAAAACTTGTTGCAGTTAAAAGACCTGAGAGAGTATAAATATGTTGGCATACAATTAGATAAATTCAATCCTATTTTAGAAGAAATTATCTATGCTTTTCAGGATGCCAGAGTAGTTCAGCTAATTGCCGAAATAACCGGATTAGAGCAATTGATGCCAGATGAATACCTATATGCTGGTGGCGTTAGCCTGATGGAATATGGCTGTTTTTTAAATCCTCATCTGGATAATTCTCATGATAAAGATATTAATAACTATCGGGTTTTGAATTTACTGTATTATGTCACTCCCAATTGGCAAAAAAATTATGGTGGTAACCTAGAAATTTGGGATCAAGGTTTAAAGCAGCCTTGTAGAACTATTCACAGCAAGTTCAATCGGCTAGTTATTATGGTTACTAATAAAAGTTCTTTGCATTCGGTTAGCCCAATTAATCATCATGGTCGGCGCTGTTGTGTGTCTAACTACTACTTTTCACCAAAACCTGCTGATAAAGAGAAGTATTATCATGTTACTTCCTTTCGAGGTCGCCCAGAGCAGAATTTAAGAGACATAATATTGAGAGGAGACGCTAGCCTCCGAAATATAGTGCGTAAAATCTTTAAAAATGGCATTAAGAAGCCTCATTTTTATAGGAAAACGAACCACACAGACGCAGAGGACACAGAGAAATAA
- the nagZ gene encoding beta-N-acetylhexosaminidase, with translation MVKSQNLERFGHHLILGISGTSLSDDDKRTLSELKPVGVIFFAKNFRDGTPYEVWLESFKNLNDEIRKYTERDSMFMTLDHEGGRVVRTPLPITRFPYALLCRSQAKQVAEATALELKSLGINVSWSPVTDIFSHPQNPIIGLRAFGRTPETTAEGVLEYYKGLREGGILGCAKHFPGHGDTSKDSHIELPILNLTVEELRMRELIPFKALISEQIPLIMTAHILFPLIDPHFPATLSPAILKKILREELGFEGVVVSDDLDMKAVSDMFTQSGTVAQAFDAGCDLFIVSRNINSLSIERTYQMAEDFADSLSKGSLDESVVTAARDRIEKLLAITPQYMIHALDKNILQQHAELAIACSF, from the coding sequence ATGGTGAAATCGCAAAATTTAGAGCGCTTTGGTCATCACTTGATACTTGGTATTTCAGGTACTTCTTTAAGTGATGACGATAAACGAACACTGAGTGAGTTAAAACCAGTGGGAGTAATATTTTTTGCGAAAAACTTTCGGGATGGTACGCCTTATGAAGTTTGGCTGGAAAGCTTCAAAAATCTGAACGACGAAATTAGAAAATATACTGAACGTGACTCAATGTTTATGACATTAGATCACGAAGGGGGAAGGGTCGTGAGAACACCCTTACCAATTACTCGATTTCCTTATGCTTTGTTGTGCAGATCACAGGCAAAACAAGTAGCAGAAGCTACAGCATTAGAGTTGAAATCCCTCGGAATAAATGTTTCCTGGTCTCCTGTCACAGATATTTTTTCCCATCCTCAAAATCCCATTATCGGGCTTCGTGCCTTTGGTCGCACCCCGGAAACAACAGCTGAAGGTGTCCTTGAATACTACAAAGGACTTCGGGAAGGGGGAATTTTAGGATGTGCTAAACATTTTCCGGGACATGGAGACACCAGCAAAGATTCTCATATTGAATTACCAATACTGAATCTTACGGTAGAAGAATTACGGATGCGGGAATTGATACCGTTTAAAGCGCTGATATCTGAGCAAATTCCTTTAATCATGACAGCGCATATCCTGTTTCCCCTGATAGACCCCCATTTTCCGGCGACACTTTCCCCAGCTATCCTGAAGAAGATACTCCGGGAAGAATTGGGTTTTGAAGGAGTGGTTGTATCTGACGACTTGGATATGAAGGCTGTCTCAGATATGTTTACCCAAAGTGGTACAGTAGCACAAGCCTTTGATGCTGGCTGTGACTTATTTATTGTCTCGCGGAATATTAATTCATTATCTATTGAACGTACCTATCAGATGGCTGAAGATTTTGCTGATTCTTTAAGCAAAGGTAGCCTGGATGAATCAGTAGTAACCGCAGCTAGAGACAGAATTGAGAAACTACTGGCTATAACTCCCCAATATATGATCCATGCTCTGGATAAAAATATTTTACAGCAACACGCGGAATTAGCGATCGCTTGTTCTTTCTAG
- a CDS encoding metal-sensing transcriptional repressor, with product MNGSNRLAKKSLPVSPQVEHAHHHDAEDLTNHTHEHGNSAHPHVHSQESIRKIVNRLSRIEGHVRGIKTMVQHDSPCPDVLLQIAAVRGALDKVARIVLDEHLTECIARAAQEGNMEVEIQQLKAALDRFLP from the coding sequence ATGAACGGATCAAACCGATTAGCTAAAAAATCTTTGCCGGTATCCCCGCAAGTAGAACACGCCCACCATCATGATGCAGAGGATCTGACAAATCATACTCATGAGCATGGAAATTCTGCACATCCTCACGTTCATAGTCAAGAGTCAATCCGGAAAATTGTAAATCGGCTGTCACGGATAGAAGGCCATGTTCGTGGAATTAAAACAATGGTGCAGCATGATAGCCCTTGTCCTGATGTTTTATTACAAATTGCGGCTGTGCGGGGCGCTTTGGATAAGGTGGCGAGAATTGTTTTAGATGAACATTTAACTGAGTGTATTGCAAGAGCAGCTCAAGAAGGCAATATGGAAGTGGAAATTCAACAGCTAAAGGCTGCTTTAGATCGGTTTTTGCCTTAA
- a CDS encoding HhoA/HhoB/HtrA family serine endopeptidase — MRFSQISSSIRQFSSYALALIIGVTLTVSTFQVLPSQAEPAPYSENAVAQQSPANAAIGSTSFVTAAVNRVGTAVVRIDTERTVTRRMDPFMEDPFFRRFFGEGFPQQMPSEQLRGLGSGFIIDKGGLVLTNAHVVDKADRVTVRLKDGRTYEGKVQGIDEVTDLAVVKINPDKDLPVAPLGSSDTVQVGDWAIAVGNPLGFDNTVTLGIVSTLKRSSAQVGIADKRLDFIQTDAAINPGNSGGPLLNERGEVIGINTAIRPDAMGIGFAIPIDKAKAIALKLQRDGKVIHPYLGVQMITLTPELAKQNNTDPNSPIQIPEINGVLVMRVVPNSPAASAGVRRGDVIVQIDREPVTSADKLQNLVENSRLGQLLQVKVQRGNQIQLLSIRTAELEDPA, encoded by the coding sequence ATGCGATTCTCCCAAATATCAAGTTCTATACGTCAATTCAGTTCATATGCGTTAGCCCTAATTATCGGAGTGACGCTAACCGTCAGCACTTTCCAGGTATTACCCTCTCAAGCAGAACCCGCTCCCTATTCTGAGAATGCTGTCGCCCAACAATCACCAGCAAATGCGGCTATAGGTAGCACTAGCTTTGTCACAGCAGCCGTAAATCGGGTGGGAACAGCAGTAGTCCGGATTGATACTGAACGCACCGTGACTCGTCGTATGGACCCATTTATGGAAGACCCATTCTTTCGGCGATTTTTTGGTGAGGGTTTCCCGCAACAGATGCCTTCTGAACAATTGCGCGGTCTAGGTTCGGGGTTTATTATTGACAAAGGTGGTTTGGTTTTGACCAATGCCCATGTAGTTGATAAAGCTGATAGAGTCACAGTCCGTCTGAAAGATGGTCGCACCTATGAAGGTAAAGTTCAAGGTATTGATGAAGTCACAGATTTAGCAGTGGTGAAGATTAACCCTGATAAAGATTTACCTGTTGCGCCTTTGGGTTCTTCCGATACAGTACAAGTGGGAGACTGGGCGATCGCAGTCGGTAATCCGTTAGGATTTGATAATACTGTGACTTTGGGAATTGTCAGCACCCTGAAACGTTCTAGCGCCCAAGTGGGAATTGCTGATAAACGCTTAGACTTCATTCAAACCGATGCGGCGATTAATCCTGGTAATTCCGGGGGACCGCTCTTAAATGAACGTGGCGAAGTCATTGGGATTAATACGGCGATTCGTCCTGATGCGATGGGTATTGGCTTTGCGATTCCTATTGATAAGGCTAAAGCGATCGCCTTGAAATTGCAACGTGACGGTAAAGTTATTCACCCCTATTTAGGTGTACAGATGATAACTTTAACACCCGAACTAGCAAAACAAAATAATACTGATCCTAACTCTCCGATTCAAATACCAGAAATCAATGGTGTTTTGGTGATGCGAGTTGTACCTAATTCCCCAGCTGCATCTGCTGGTGTGCGCCGTGGTGATGTAATTGTGCAAATTGATCGCGAACCTGTCACCAGTGCCGATAAATTACAGAATCTTGTAGAAAATAGTCGCCTGGGTCAGTTGTTACAAGTGAAAGTCCAACGCGGTAATCAGATACAGCTGCTTTCCATCCGCACGGCTGAGTTAGAAGATCCTGCTTAG
- a CDS encoding aldo/keto reductase — translation MLYRRFGRTELQIPVFSCGGMRYQFKWQDVPNSEIPADNQANLEATIRRSLEVGINHIETARGYGTSEMQLGQILPKFPREKLIVQTKVNPVADDQKFRETFEQSLQNLKLDYIDLLGIHGINNAESFDNTMRTGGCLEVAQQLQAEGKVRFIGFSTHGSKDVIIKAINTNQFDYVNLHWYYINQWNWEAITAANNHDMGVFIISPSDKGGMLYKPPQKLVNLCDPLSPMVFNDLFCLSHRNVHTLSLGAARPEDFDEHLKTLEYLDRADEILPPILSKLEQEAIATLGEDWVKTWETNLPTWEETPGEVNIPVILWLLNLAIAYDLVDYAKKRYNLLGNGSHWFPGNKADQLDELDLSKSLASSPHAEKIPQLLAKAHQMLAGEEVKRLSKS, via the coding sequence ATGCTTTATAGAAGATTTGGCCGCACAGAGTTACAGATTCCTGTTTTTTCTTGTGGCGGTATGAGATACCAATTCAAATGGCAAGATGTTCCTAATTCCGAAATTCCGGCGGATAATCAGGCAAATTTAGAAGCGACTATTCGCCGATCTTTGGAAGTGGGAATTAATCACATTGAAACTGCTCGTGGTTATGGTACATCGGAAATGCAATTGGGGCAAATATTGCCTAAGTTTCCCCGTGAAAAATTAATTGTGCAGACGAAAGTTAACCCGGTTGCAGATGATCAGAAATTTCGCGAAACATTTGAACAATCACTGCAAAATCTCAAGTTAGATTATATTGATTTACTGGGAATACATGGCATCAATAATGCTGAATCTTTTGACAATACTATGCGTACCGGTGGCTGTTTAGAAGTGGCGCAGCAGTTGCAAGCCGAGGGAAAAGTGAGATTTATCGGCTTTTCTACTCACGGTTCTAAAGATGTGATTATAAAGGCAATTAATACTAACCAATTTGATTATGTAAACTTACATTGGTACTATATTAATCAATGGAATTGGGAAGCAATTACAGCAGCTAATAATCATGATATGGGGGTGTTTATTATTAGTCCCTCAGATAAAGGAGGGATGCTATATAAACCACCGCAAAAGTTAGTTAATCTTTGCGATCCCTTGAGTCCGATGGTGTTTAATGATTTGTTTTGTCTCAGTCATCGAAACGTACATACTTTAAGTTTGGGTGCAGCCAGACCGGAAGATTTTGATGAACATCTCAAAACTTTAGAATATTTAGATCGGGCAGATGAAATTTTGCCGCCAATTTTGAGTAAGTTAGAACAAGAAGCGATCGCCACTTTAGGAGAAGATTGGGTAAAAACTTGGGAGACTAATTTACCCACCTGGGAAGAAACACCGGGAGAAGTAAATATTCCTGTAATTTTGTGGTTGTTGAATTTAGCGATCGCCTATGATTTAGTAGACTATGCCAAAAAGCGCTACAACTTATTGGGTAATGGTAGTCACTGGTTCCCCGGTAACAAAGCAGACCAACTAGATGAGCTAGACCTGAGTAAATCTCTGGCGAGTAGTCCCCACGCCGAGAAAATTCCTCAACTGTTAGCAAAAGCCCATCAAATGTTAGCAGGGGAGGAAGTTAAGCGCTTATCGAAGTCTTAG